TGCTGGTGACAGGCGTCGTTGTGCACAGCGCGGTCGGCGCCACCGAGGATGTTGAACAGCACGTTCAGCACCAGGGCGCTGACCGTGGCCATGGCGATGCCGCTGTGGGTGATGGGTTCCATCCACTGGGGCATTTGCGCGAAGAACTCCGGACGGACCACGGGGATCAGGCCAAAGCCGACGCTGACCGCAACCAGCAGCTGGTTGCGGCGGTCGCCGATGTCCGCTTCCTGGAGGATCTTGATCCCGGTGGCGGTGACCATGCCGAACATGGCGATGGACGCGCCGCCCAGTACCGCAGGTGGGATCGAGGCAATCAGGAAGGCCGCCTTCGGCAGCAGGCTGAGCAGAATCAGCAGTGCGCCGGCGACCACGGTGACGTAGCGGCAGCGTACCCCGGTCATCTGCACCAGGCCGATGTTCTGGGCGAAGGAGGAGTGGGTGAAGGTGTTGAAGAAACCGGCGACGAACGACGCACCGGCATCGCACAGCAGGCCGCGACGCAGCATGCCGGGCGTGACTTCACGATCGGTTACCTTGCCCAAGGCGAGGAACATGCCCGTGGACTCGACGAAGATGATCACCACCACCAGGCACATCGACAGGATCGGTGCCAGGCTGAAGGTCGGCATGCCGAAGTGCAGTGGGGTTACCACTTGCAGCCACGGTGCCTCGTTCAGGCCAGACAGGTCGACCATGCCGATGGAGCCGGCCAGGATGTAACCCAGGCCCATGCCTACCAGTACCGAGACGTTGACCCAGAAGCCGCGCATGAAGCGGTTGATCAGCAGGATGACTGCCAGCACCAGGCCAGCCACCATCAGGTAGATCGGCGAGCCGAAGGCTTCTGCCTCGTGGCCGCCACCGGCCCAGTTGACCGCCACCGGGAACAGCGAAAGGCCGATCGAGGTGATGACGGTACCGGTGACCAGCGGTGGGAAGAAGCGCACCACCTTGGACATGAACGGCGCGATCAGCATGCCGAAGAAACCGGCGGCGATGGTTGCACCGAAGATGCCCTGCAGGCCTACGCCGGGCATGCCGGCCATGGCCACCATGCTGCCGACCGCAGCGAAACTGGCGCCCATCATCACCGGCATGCGGATCCCTACCGGGCCGATACCGAACGACTGGATGATGGTGGCCACGCCGGCGACGAGCAGGTCGGCGTTGATCAGGAAAGCGACTTCTTCGCGAGACAATCCGGCAGCCTGGCCGATGATCAGAGGTACGGCGATCGCGCCTCCGTACATCAGCAACACATGTTGCAGGCCTACCAGGATCAGTTGGAACAGGGGCAGAGGCTGTCGCGGCGGCGCCACTGGAATGTACGCCTTGCGTGACTCGGACATGCAGCACCTCGAGTTTTGTTTTTATTCTCGGATCCAAGCGCCAGGCCAAGGCCTGGGCGCTCGATGCTTGCTTGTTGCGTGTTTCTTGTAAGTTGGGCCGGCAATGCCGGCCCATTCGCGGCGCAAGGCCGCTCCCGCTGGGGCGCGCGGACGCCCCGTCGGGAGGGTGTATCAGTTGACCTGCGCGCCTTTGGCGATCCAGTCACCGACGAGCTTGCGCTCTTCGGCGGTCATCTGGGTGATGTTGCCCAGCGGCATGATCTGGCTGGCGACCGCTTGCGCTTGAATGCGCGCGGCCTGGGCCTGGATCTGCTGCGGGGTGTCGAACATCACGCCGGCAGGGGCGGCGCTGAACAGTGGGCTGGTCGGTTTCGACGAGTGGCACACACTGCAGCGCTCCTGGATGACTTTGTGGATCTTGTCGAAGTCGCCACCGGCGGCCTGTGCGGTCGCCTGGGCGGGGGCTTCGGCCGGTGCGGCAGGGGCTTCTGCCGCCTTGGCAGCGTCTTCGGCACGCTGCTCGGCAGCGGTCTTGCCACCCACTGCGGTTGCTGGCAGCGGTTGGTACTCGATCTTCGCCGCAGCCTGCTCAGGTGCAACAGCCATCGGCTTCGGACCGGTGACGTAGGCCAGGCAGATCATCGCCAGAGCGCCCACAGGCAGGGTCCAGGCGTACTTGTTGCTGTCGTGGCGGGTGTTGAAGTAGTGGCGGATCAGAACCGCGGCTACTGCGATACCGGCCAGGATCAGCCAGTTGTACTGGCTACCGTAGGTGCTCGGGAAGTGGTTGCTGATCATGATGAACAGCACCGGCAGGGTGAAGTAGTTGTTGTGACGCGAACGCAGCAGGCCTTTGGCCGGCAGTACCGGGTCAGGCGTCTGGTTGTTCTCGATCGCCGCCACCAGCTGGCGCTGGGCCGGCATGATGATGCGGAACACGTTACCCACCATGATGGTGCCGATGATCGCGCCGGTGTGCAGGTACGCACCACGGCCGCTGAACACCAGGCTGAAGCCGAAGCAGGCAGCGATGATCAGGACGAACAGCACGGCACCGAGCAGGGCAGGGTGCTTGCCCAGCGGCGAGTCGCACAGGAAGTCGTAGATGAACCAGCCGGCGACCAGCGAACCGATACCAATGGCCACGCCTTCGGCACCGCTCAGGGTGCTGCCGGGTGCCAGCAGGTACAGGCTCGGGTTCCAGTAGAACACCACGCACAGCAGGGCGATACCGGACATCCAGGTGAAGTAGGCTTCCCATTTGAACCAGTGCAGGTTCTCGGGCATTTTCGGGGGTGCGAGTTTGTATTTCTCCAGGTGGTAGATACCACCGCCGTGAATCGCCCAGAGATCACCCGACAACCCATCGCGCGGGTTGCTTCGATTCAGGTGGTTCTCCAGCCAGACGAAGTAGAACGATGCACCGATCCAGGCGACACCGGTGATCATGTGAACCCAGCGAATGCTCAGGTTCAGCCATTCGTGAAGGTGTGCTTCCACAGTATGTACCTCATGCCGATCACCCTGTTGGATGACCGACCGTTTCTTATTGGTGGGGATTGAGGATCAGCATCTGTTCCTCGGTGAAGTAATGCTCGTCGCAGTTGTTGCCGGAACCACTGCGATCAACCACCAGGAAATCATCCCGCTTTTCGATCGTCAGCACCGGGTGGTGCCAGACGCCGCGATGGTAATTGACGCCCTGCCTGCCGTTGCTGCGGAAGGCACGGACCAAACCTGATACAGGTGCATCGCCAACCGGCGCGACCACGATCAGAAAGGGGTTGCCGAGCAGCGGAATGAAAGCCTGGCTGCCCAGCGGATGGCGTTCCAGCATGCGCACGGTCAGCGGCATGTCCTGCGCGTCGGCGCGGAAGATGCTGATGATCGCGTTGTCTTCAGGCTCGGCGGTCTCGACCGTGGCGAGCTTGTGGAAGCGCATGGTCGAACCGTTGTTGATCATGAAGTGGTCGCTGCCATCGGTTTCGATCACGTCTCCGAAAGGGGCGAAGGCTTCTTTGGTCAGGGGTTCGATCATCAGGGTGCGCATGCGGTTATCTCTTCTAAGTTCGTTGTTCTGGATAAGGCTCTTTCGTTGCCGCAGCGGTTACAGCTGCAGCAGGCGGAACAGGGCGATCAGGTTGATCTGCGCCAGGGCTTCCTTGAATTCGGCATCGGCATCGTTGTGGATGCGTTTTTCGAACGAAGCAAGGATCTGGTGCCGGTTGCTGCCCTTGACCGCCATGATGAACGGGAACTGGAACTTGGCCTTGTAGGCGTCGTTCAGTTCGGTGAAGCGGGCGAATTCCTCGGCGGTGCACTGGTGGATACCGGCGCCGGCCTGCTCGTTGGTGCTCGATTCGGTCAGCTCGCCCTGGATCGCGGCCTTGCCGGCGAGGTCCGGGTGAGCATTGATCAGCGCCAGCTGATCGGCGTGGTTGGCGCTGAGCAGGATGTCGCTCATGCGCTGGTGCAGCGCCTCGATCTCGTCCAGTTCACCCAGTTGGCCCAGGTCGTAGGCTTTTTCGGCGACCCACGGCGAGTGCTCGTAGATGTCGGCGAAAACCTTGACGAAGGCGTCACGGCTCAGGGTGGATGGCTTGAGGGTCTTGAAGGCGGTCATCAGGCGTTCTCTTTCTTGTACGGGTGGGTGGTGTGCCAGTGGCGGGCGATATCCGCGCGACGGGCGAACCAGACCTGCTCATGGCTCTTGGCGTAGTCGACGAAGCGCTTGAGCGCTGCCAGGCGCGCCGGGCGGCCGACCAGGCGGCAGTGCAGGCCGATGGAAAGCATCTTCGGCGACTCGGCACCTTCGGCGTAGAGCACGTCGAAAGCATCCTTGAGGTACTGGAAGAACTGCTCGCCGCAGTTGAAACCCTGGACCTGGGTGAAGCGCATGTCGTTGGTGTCCAGGGTGTAGGGGATCACCAGGTGCGGCTTGCCGGTCGGGTTGTTCGGTTCCCAGTAGGGCAGGTCATCGTCGTAGGTGTCGCTGTCATACAGGAAACCACCTTCTTCCATGACCAGGCGACGGGTATTCGGGCCGGTGCGGCCGGTGTACCAGCCTACCGGACGCTCGCCGGTCAGCTCGGTGAGGATGCGGATGGCTTCGAGCATGTGCTCGCGCTCCTGGGCCTCGTCCATGTTCTGGTAGTCGATCCAGCGGTAACCATGGCTGCAGATCTCGTGGCCGGCTTCGACCATGGCGCGGATCACGTCAGGGTGGCGCTGGGCGGCCATGGCCACGGCGAACACGGTCAGCGGTACGCCGCTGTCCTTGAACAGCTTGAGCAGGCGCCATACGCCGGCGCGGCTGCCGTATTCGTACAGCGACTCCATGCTCATGTTGCGCTGGCCCTGCAGCGGCTGGGCAGCGACCATCTCGGAGAGGAAGGCTTCGGATTCCTTGTCACCGTGCAGGATGTTGCGCTCGCCGCCTTCTTCGTAATTGAGGACGAACGACAGCGCGATGCGAGCGTTGCCCGGCCATTGCGGGTGAGGAGGGTTGTTGCCGTAACCGATCAGGTCGCGAGGGTAGTCAGCGCTCACTGCAGTCTTCCTTCTTGTGTGTTGGTGCGGGGTGGGCGGGCCGCGTCGGTATGTCGCACCACCGGATGGGCTGATTGTATACAACTTCTGAAATCTTTTGTAAGCCTGTTTTTCCGCATTTCTTCCCTTTTGTCGCATGAGAATGTATTGCAAGAAACCTGCCCAGTTGGTCAGCAATTACCATGGGGGTCTGCGCAGGCCTTGAATTTGCGACAGAAAGCATTGGGCGCAGGGCTGTGACGGATGGGCTCAAAAAATTGTGTACAATTTGCTAATGGAATGTCTTAATAACGCCATTCCCGCCCATCGCAGGCGCTTTGCCGTGGCGATGGCTGTGTATTTTTTGCCCACAGATTGAACAAGAGGCGACAAGCAATGGGACGTTTGACCACACACGTACTGGATGCCGCTCACGGCTGCCCGGGCAGCTCGATCAAGGTTGAGCTGTATCGCGTCGAAGGCCAGCAGCTGGAGCTGGTGAACACTGCCCTGACCAACAGCGATGGCCGCGTCGATGCGCCACTGCTGCAGGGTGACGATTACCGTACTGGCGTCTATCAGCTGCAGTTCAGCGCTGGCGCCTATTACCGTGCTCGCGGCGTACAGCTGCCGGACACGGCGTTTCTCGATGTTGTTGTGTTGCGCTTTGGCATCGACGAGAAGCAGGAGCACTACCACGTGCCGCTGCTGATCTCGCCGTACAGCTATTCGACCTATCGCGGGAGCTAGTTGGTCGCTAGAAGAATCTTCGTAGGTCCTTGGCCCGCTCTCACACTGGCGGGCTTTTTTTCGTCTGCAGGAAAGTGACGCAGAATGTACGCCGTGAATGTTGCAGTGGGCATGAAATCGAGCGCCGCCCGCGCGGCGCATCGCGGATGAATCCGCTCCTACATTTGTTGCAACGTGCCGCAGTCTGTCAGGCCATGGTTGTCCGCCTTTGGGGCCCGCCGCAACATAGCGTCGAGCCAACAAGGCTGGCAACCATGGCCTATCAGGCATAGGCACGTTGCAACAAATGTAGGAGCGGATTCATCCGCGATGCGCCGCGCGGGCGGCGCTCGATCTCGAAAACCCTAAAAACCTACAGCCAAGCCACCCGTGTTCAGAGGAACACGAACTTGGCAATGAAGATCGCGCACAGCACCCACAGGCTGGCCGAGATTTCCTTGTACTTGCCGGTCCCCGCCTTCAGCGCCACATAGCTGATAAAGCCCAGGGCAATACCATCCGCCACCGAGAAGGTCAGCGGCATCATGATCACCGTGACGATCGCCGGAATGCTGTCGGTCGCTTCATCCCAATGAATGTGCGCCATGCTGCCCATCATCAGCATCGCCACGTAGATCAGCGCACCGGCCGTCGCATAGGCCGGAATCATCCCCGCCAACGGCGCGAAGAACATCGCGGCAATGAACAGAATACCGACCACCACGGCGGTCAGCCCGGTACGGCCGCCGGCGGCCACGCCCGCAGCACTCTCGACGTAGCTGGTCACCGGCGGCACCCCGACCACGGCACCGAACACGCTCGAAGCACTGTCGGCCTTCAGGGCCCGCGACAGGTTCTCGATACGCCCGTCAGGCGCCACCAGGTTGGCCCGCTGGGCAACGCCCATCAGCGTGCCGGCAGTGTCGAACATGTGCACGAAGAGGAACGCCAGTACCACGCTGATCATGCTGACGTTGAACACGCCCGCTACATCCATGGCCATCCAGGTCGGTGCCAGGCTCGGCGGCATCGACATCACCCCGCCAAACTTCACCAGGCCAAGGCCCCAGCCGGCGAGGGTCACGCCGATGATGCTGATGAGGATCGCGCCGAACACACGCTTGTAGCTGAGGATGGCGATCAGCAGGAAACACACTGCCGCCAGCAGCGGGCCTGGCTCATGCAGCGAGCCCAGCTTGATCAGGGTGGCCGGGCTGTCAACGATGATGCCCGCGGTCTTCAGGCCGATCAGCCCGAGAAACAATCCGACGCCGGCCCCCATGGCATGGCGCAGGCTGACCGGGATGCTGTTGAGCAGCCATTCGCGCACTTTCGACAAGGTCAGGAACATGAACAGCACACCCGAGACGAACACCGCCCCCAGCGCGGTTTCCCAGTTGTAGCCCATGGTGCCGACCACGGTGTAGGTGAAGAAGGCGTTCAACCCCATGCCTGGTGCCAGGCCCACCGGCCAGTTGGCGTACAGGCCCATCAGCAAGCAACCGAGCGCGGCGGCGATGCAGGTGGCGACGAACGCCGCACCGTGATCGATGCCGGCGTCGGCCATGATGTTGGGGTTGACGAAGATGATGTAGGCCATGGTGATGAAGGTGGTCACCCCGGCTATCAACTCGGTTCTGACGGTACTGCCGTGTTGCTTGAGTTTGAAAATCCGTTCCAGCCAACTCGTTTCGAGCGGTGGAGCGAGATCCAGCGTAGGTGCGTCGGATTTGCGGCTTTCCACAGCGAGTACTCCTCAAGTCTTTCTTGTTGTTCTTGGAGCCAGTGACCTGCGCAATGCACTTGGTGGCTCCGCGAGGGATGGCAGACGTCTGACACGCTTTGTTGACTCGCGGGTCAAGAAGTTGCCCGATGGATTATGCTTTTGTGTACAAAGAATGCAAATAATGTTTTATGTTTTGTGCGCAGAAACCGCCGCGCAACGGCTATATAGGTAAAAGCCCACCTGCAGAAACGGCTCAGCCTGTGTACAATGGCGCCATACTTTCCTTCGTGCCTCGAGAGCCCATGAACGAACAGCTGCAACCTCTGAAGAAACCTGCACGTGCCGGCAAGGCTGGCCGCAGTGGTACCCAGGACGACATCGTCTATGCGCATATTTTCGAGGCGATCCTCGAACAGCGTCTGGCGCCGGGCACCAAGTTGAGCGAGGAAGCGCTGGGCGAGATCTTCGGCGTCAGCCGCACCATCATCCGTCGCGCTCTGTCGCGCCTGGCCCATGAAAGCGTGGTGCTGCTGCGGCCCAACCGCGGCGCGGTGGTGGCCAGCCCAACGGTGGAAGAGGCGCGCCAGGTGTTTTTCTCGCGGCGCATGGTCGAGCGTGCCATCACTGAACTGGCCGTTCAGCATGCCACCCCCGAGCAGCTCAACGAACTGCGCCACATGGTGCGCGAAGAGCGCGACAGTTTCTCCCGTGGCGACCGAGGTGCCGGTATCCGGCTTTCCGGCGAGTTCCACCTCAAGCTGGCCGAAGCGGCGGGCAATGCACCCCTGGTCAGCTTCCAGCGCAGCCTGGTGTCGCAGACCTCGCTGATCATTGCCCAGTACGAAAGCGGCAACCGTTCACACTGCTCTTACGACGAGCACATGCAGCTGATCGATGCCATCGAGGCGCGTGACGCCGAGCAGGCGGTGAGCCTGATGATGCATCACATGGACCATATCGACAGCAAGCTGAACCTGGACGAGGAAAGTGCCTCGGACGACTTGCATGCCGTGTTTTCCCACTTGCTGAAGAAGCCCAAGGCCTCGGCCAAGGGTTGATCGTATGCCTGAATGAACTGGGGGCCGCTTCGCGCCCCATCGCCGGCAAGCCGGCTCCCACGGATCACATGCTGTACCCGTGGAGCCGGCTTGCCGGCGATGGGGCTGCGAAGCGGCCCCCTGCAGTTTCTGGCCTTTCGCCGATTACCTGATAAATTTGCTAGTTGCAAACCCCTTTTCAATGTGGTTGGGCTTGCGCCGTTCGTGCGTTCAACTACAGAGGAAAAGGTCCATGACCATGTCTTTGGGTGTGCGTATGGGTGCCGAGCTTGTCGGTACCTTCTGGCTGGTGCTGGGCGGCTGTGGCAGTGCAGTGCTCGCGGCCAGTTCCCCGCTC
The Pseudomonas sp. KU43P genome window above contains:
- a CDS encoding nucleobase:cation symporter-2 family protein; its protein translation is MSESRKAYIPVAPPRQPLPLFQLILVGLQHVLLMYGGAIAVPLIIGQAAGLSREEVAFLINADLLVAGVATIIQSFGIGPVGIRMPVMMGASFAAVGSMVAMAGMPGVGLQGIFGATIAAGFFGMLIAPFMSKVVRFFPPLVTGTVITSIGLSLFPVAVNWAGGGHEAEAFGSPIYLMVAGLVLAVILLINRFMRGFWVNVSVLVGMGLGYILAGSIGMVDLSGLNEAPWLQVVTPLHFGMPTFSLAPILSMCLVVVIIFVESTGMFLALGKVTDREVTPGMLRRGLLCDAGASFVAGFFNTFTHSSFAQNIGLVQMTGVRCRYVTVVAGALLILLSLLPKAAFLIASIPPAVLGGASIAMFGMVTATGIKILQEADIGDRRNQLLVAVSVGFGLIPVVRPEFFAQMPQWMEPITHSGIAMATVSALVLNVLFNILGGADRAVHNDACHQH
- a CDS encoding urate hydroxylase PuuD; the protein is MEAHLHEWLNLSIRWVHMITGVAWIGASFYFVWLENHLNRSNPRDGLSGDLWAIHGGGIYHLEKYKLAPPKMPENLHWFKWEAYFTWMSGIALLCVVFYWNPSLYLLAPGSTLSGAEGVAIGIGSLVAGWFIYDFLCDSPLGKHPALLGAVLFVLIIAACFGFSLVFSGRGAYLHTGAIIGTIMVGNVFRIIMPAQRQLVAAIENNQTPDPVLPAKGLLRSRHNNYFTLPVLFIMISNHFPSTYGSQYNWLILAGIAVAAVLIRHYFNTRHDSNKYAWTLPVGALAMICLAYVTGPKPMAVAPEQAAAKIEYQPLPATAVGGKTAAEQRAEDAAKAAEAPAAPAEAPAQATAQAAGGDFDKIHKVIQERCSVCHSSKPTSPLFSAAPAGVMFDTPQQIQAQAARIQAQAVASQIMPLGNITQMTAEERKLVGDWIAKGAQVN
- a CDS encoding ureidoglycolate lyase gives rise to the protein MRTLMIEPLTKEAFAPFGDVIETDGSDHFMINNGSTMRFHKLATVETAEPEDNAIISIFRADAQDMPLTVRMLERHPLGSQAFIPLLGNPFLIVVAPVGDAPVSGLVRAFRSNGRQGVNYHRGVWHHPVLTIEKRDDFLVVDRSGSGNNCDEHYFTEEQMLILNPHQ
- the uraD gene encoding 2-oxo-4-hydroxy-4-carboxy-5-ureidoimidazoline decarboxylase, with product MTAFKTLKPSTLSRDAFVKVFADIYEHSPWVAEKAYDLGQLGELDEIEALHQRMSDILLSANHADQLALINAHPDLAGKAAIQGELTESSTNEQAGAGIHQCTAEEFARFTELNDAYKAKFQFPFIMAVKGSNRHQILASFEKRIHNDADAEFKEALAQINLIALFRLLQL
- the puuE gene encoding allantoinase PuuE; this encodes MSADYPRDLIGYGNNPPHPQWPGNARIALSFVLNYEEGGERNILHGDKESEAFLSEMVAAQPLQGQRNMSMESLYEYGSRAGVWRLLKLFKDSGVPLTVFAVAMAAQRHPDVIRAMVEAGHEICSHGYRWIDYQNMDEAQEREHMLEAIRILTELTGERPVGWYTGRTGPNTRRLVMEEGGFLYDSDTYDDDLPYWEPNNPTGKPHLVIPYTLDTNDMRFTQVQGFNCGEQFFQYLKDAFDVLYAEGAESPKMLSIGLHCRLVGRPARLAALKRFVDYAKSHEQVWFARRADIARHWHTTHPYKKENA
- the uraH gene encoding hydroxyisourate hydrolase; this encodes MGRLTTHVLDAAHGCPGSSIKVELYRVEGQQLELVNTALTNSDGRVDAPLLQGDDYRTGVYQLQFSAGAYYRARGVQLPDTAFLDVVVLRFGIDEKQEHYHVPLLISPYSYSTYRGS
- a CDS encoding NCS2 family permease, which codes for MESRKSDAPTLDLAPPLETSWLERIFKLKQHGSTVRTELIAGVTTFITMAYIIFVNPNIMADAGIDHGAAFVATCIAAALGCLLMGLYANWPVGLAPGMGLNAFFTYTVVGTMGYNWETALGAVFVSGVLFMFLTLSKVREWLLNSIPVSLRHAMGAGVGLFLGLIGLKTAGIIVDSPATLIKLGSLHEPGPLLAAVCFLLIAILSYKRVFGAILISIIGVTLAGWGLGLVKFGGVMSMPPSLAPTWMAMDVAGVFNVSMISVVLAFLFVHMFDTAGTLMGVAQRANLVAPDGRIENLSRALKADSASSVFGAVVGVPPVTSYVESAAGVAAGGRTGLTAVVVGILFIAAMFFAPLAGMIPAYATAGALIYVAMLMMGSMAHIHWDEATDSIPAIVTVIMMPLTFSVADGIALGFISYVALKAGTGKYKEISASLWVLCAIFIAKFVFL
- a CDS encoding GntR family transcriptional regulator; translation: MNEQLQPLKKPARAGKAGRSGTQDDIVYAHIFEAILEQRLAPGTKLSEEALGEIFGVSRTIIRRALSRLAHESVVLLRPNRGAVVASPTVEEARQVFFSRRMVERAITELAVQHATPEQLNELRHMVREERDSFSRGDRGAGIRLSGEFHLKLAEAAGNAPLVSFQRSLVSQTSLIIAQYESGNRSHCSYDEHMQLIDAIEARDAEQAVSLMMHHMDHIDSKLNLDEESASDDLHAVFSHLLKKPKASAKG